In one window of Tellurirhabdus rosea DNA:
- a CDS encoding bifunctional UDP-N-acetylmuramoyl-tripeptide:D-alanyl-D-alanine ligase/alanine racemase, with product MTDDLIPLTDSRQLLFPGRSVFFAIRGERHDGHRFIGELYRKGVRQFVVESAALTPERRQELATYPDAHFEETESSLKLLQQRAAAKRSQFAIPVVGITGSNGKTIVKEWLAQVLEPDFRIQKSPKSYNSQIGVPLSVWPLNEAHTLGIFEAGISRPFEMQALQPIIDPTIGIFTNIGPAHDEGFRSRKQKVAEKLRLFTGAKALIYRKDYSEIDEEINLLLKAVNPGIRLVDWSTEGKGSVPVQVEKKSSGSVLRLTWDGRAYTVPVPFSNEASLENATHALLAALLLGVTDEAVLQRRFGRLRPVSMRLELKEGIHRNLLIDDTYNNDLAGLAIALNFLTQQDATRQKVLVLSDLLETGLPPDELYPIISQLVAEKGVAQLVGVGPQLAAHRDLFPATAQFFASTEELLQSGKLDSLYDSVVLVKGARPFAFERLVNRLLQKMHQTVLEINLDALTHNLNFYRNKVGPQTRIMVMVKAFAYGSGSAEVASLLQYHRVDYLAVAYADEGVFLRQNGITLPIMVMNPSPETFASLLEYDLEPEIYSFRILDEWIDASRGRPAPPIHLKLDTGMHRLGFLPEELPQLCEKLKQSPPLRVASVFSHLVGADEAAHNPFSQQQYEWFREGATRLTDVLGYPPLRHLLNSAGIIRFPEYKLDMVRLGIGLYGVEASRMEVGQLLPVGTLKTVISQVKTLRAGETVGYSRRGQLARDGRIATIAIGYADGFDRRLGNGNGQVLVNGVLCPTIGNVCMDMTMIDVTEAPAQEGDEVIIFGRDLSITDLATRMHTIPYEILTGVNERVKRVFFRE from the coding sequence ATGACTGACGATTTGATTCCCCTGACCGACTCCCGCCAGCTGCTTTTTCCGGGCCGGTCCGTGTTTTTTGCCATTCGGGGAGAACGGCACGACGGGCACCGCTTTATTGGTGAGCTTTACCGGAAAGGCGTGCGGCAATTTGTGGTCGAATCGGCCGCCCTGACTCCGGAACGTCGTCAGGAGCTGGCGACCTATCCCGACGCCCATTTCGAAGAGACCGAAAGCAGCCTCAAACTTTTGCAGCAGCGGGCGGCCGCGAAGCGGAGCCAGTTTGCGATTCCGGTGGTGGGCATCACGGGCAGCAACGGCAAAACCATCGTCAAGGAGTGGCTAGCGCAGGTGCTGGAGCCGGATTTCCGGATTCAGAAAAGTCCCAAAAGCTACAATTCGCAGATCGGCGTCCCCCTTTCGGTCTGGCCGCTGAACGAAGCTCACACGCTCGGCATTTTTGAAGCGGGCATTTCGCGGCCGTTCGAGATGCAGGCGCTCCAGCCGATCATCGACCCGACCATCGGAATTTTTACCAACATCGGTCCGGCCCACGACGAAGGGTTTCGCAGCCGGAAGCAGAAAGTGGCCGAGAAGCTCCGCTTGTTTACCGGGGCGAAAGCGCTGATTTACCGGAAAGATTATTCCGAAATCGACGAAGAAATCAACCTGCTGCTGAAAGCCGTCAATCCCGGTATCCGGCTCGTGGACTGGTCCACGGAAGGGAAAGGCAGCGTGCCGGTGCAGGTGGAGAAAAAATCTTCCGGCAGCGTGCTCCGCCTAACCTGGGACGGCCGGGCCTATACCGTTCCGGTTCCATTTTCCAACGAGGCTTCGCTCGAAAACGCGACGCATGCCCTGCTCGCAGCCCTGTTGCTGGGCGTGACCGACGAAGCGGTGCTGCAGCGGCGGTTCGGTCGGCTGCGGCCGGTCTCGATGCGGCTTGAACTCAAAGAGGGCATTCACCGGAATCTGCTCATCGACGATACCTACAACAACGACCTGGCGGGGCTAGCCATCGCCCTCAATTTCCTGACCCAGCAGGACGCCACCCGGCAGAAAGTGCTGGTGCTGTCCGACCTGCTGGAAACGGGCCTCCCCCCCGACGAACTGTATCCCATCATCAGCCAGCTGGTGGCCGAAAAAGGCGTGGCCCAGTTGGTGGGCGTCGGTCCGCAACTGGCGGCTCACCGGGATCTTTTCCCGGCGACGGCGCAGTTTTTCGCCTCGACGGAAGAGCTGCTGCAATCGGGGAAGCTGGATAGCCTGTACGATTCGGTGGTGCTGGTGAAAGGGGCGCGGCCGTTCGCCTTCGAGCGGCTGGTGAACCGGCTCCTGCAGAAAATGCACCAGACGGTCCTCGAAATCAACCTGGACGCGCTGACGCACAACCTTAATTTTTACCGCAACAAGGTGGGGCCGCAGACGCGGATCATGGTGATGGTCAAAGCGTTTGCCTACGGAAGCGGCAGCGCCGAAGTAGCCAGCCTGCTGCAATACCACCGGGTGGATTATCTAGCCGTGGCCTACGCCGACGAGGGGGTTTTTCTGCGCCAGAACGGCATTACGCTCCCGATCATGGTGATGAACCCGTCGCCGGAAACCTTCGCCAGTCTGCTCGAATACGACCTGGAACCGGAAATCTACAGCTTCCGGATTCTGGACGAATGGATCGATGCAAGCCGCGGCCGGCCGGCCCCGCCGATTCACCTGAAGCTGGATACGGGCATGCACCGGCTGGGTTTTTTGCCGGAGGAATTGCCCCAGTTATGCGAAAAGCTGAAACAGAGTCCGCCGCTGCGGGTCGCGTCGGTATTCAGTCACCTCGTGGGGGCGGATGAGGCGGCGCACAACCCCTTTTCGCAGCAGCAATACGAATGGTTCCGGGAAGGGGCGACCCGCCTGACGGACGTGCTCGGCTACCCGCCGCTGCGGCACCTGCTCAATTCGGCGGGCATTATCCGTTTCCCGGAGTACAAACTGGACATGGTCCGGCTGGGCATCGGCCTGTACGGCGTGGAAGCGAGCCGGATGGAGGTCGGCCAACTGCTGCCGGTTGGTACGCTCAAGACGGTGATCAGCCAGGTGAAGACCCTGCGCGCGGGCGAAACCGTGGGGTACAGCCGCCGGGGACAACTGGCGCGCGACGGCCGGATTGCGACCATCGCCATTGGCTACGCCGACGGCTTCGACCGTCGCCTAGGCAACGGAAACGGCCAGGTGCTGGTCAACGGGGTCCTGTGCCCGACCATCGGCAACGTCTGTATGGACATGACCATGATCGACGTCACGGAAGCCCCGGCGCAGGAAGGCGACGAAGTGATCATCTTCGGCCGCGACCTCTCCATTACCGACCTCGCCACCCGCATGCACACCATCCCGTACGAAATCCTGACCGGGGTGAATGAGCGGGTGAAGCGGGTGTTCTTTAGGGAATGA
- the corA gene encoding magnesium/cobalt transporter CorA, protein MSRRHSKKTALKTAGTSPGSLIYVGNEKKFETEIDLIEYNADSYRVEPILDLNACRLPNGQPVTTWLSVDGIHEPDVIGGIGQRYGIHPLALEDILNTLQKPKIEYFDDKYLFITLKMLHYGKTTQEVDPEHLSFILGKNFVISFQEKRQHDVFKPVLTRIEASAGKTRRNGPDYLLYALMDLVVDHYFVVMEEFGDRIEVLENSIIQQVAGQQTLTRLYGLKRELANMRRQVWPVREIVNSLLLEDSPLVNQTTMPYLRDLHDHIIQVVETIDSYREQTTSLLDVYLSTLSNRMNSVMKTLTIISSIFIPLTFIAGVYGMNFEYMPELKSPYGYWATLGVMLLIAVGSVIYFRRRGWM, encoded by the coding sequence ATGTCGAGACGTCATTCGAAGAAAACAGCCCTTAAAACGGCGGGAACCTCACCCGGTTCGCTGATTTATGTTGGAAACGAGAAGAAATTTGAAACCGAAATCGACCTGATTGAATACAATGCGGATTCGTACCGGGTGGAACCGATTCTGGACCTGAACGCCTGCCGCCTGCCCAACGGGCAGCCCGTAACGACCTGGCTGAGCGTCGACGGCATTCACGAACCGGACGTGATCGGCGGCATCGGGCAGCGGTACGGCATTCACCCCCTGGCGCTGGAGGATATTCTGAATACCCTGCAAAAGCCCAAAATCGAGTACTTCGACGATAAATACCTGTTTATCACGCTCAAAATGCTGCATTACGGAAAGACCACGCAGGAGGTCGATCCGGAGCATCTGAGCTTTATTCTCGGAAAAAACTTCGTGATTTCTTTTCAGGAAAAACGGCAGCACGACGTATTCAAGCCCGTTCTGACGCGCATCGAGGCGTCGGCCGGCAAGACGCGCCGCAACGGGCCGGATTACCTGCTCTACGCGCTGATGGACCTGGTCGTGGACCACTATTTTGTGGTTATGGAAGAATTTGGCGACCGCATCGAGGTGCTGGAAAACAGCATTATCCAGCAGGTGGCCGGCCAGCAGACGCTCACCCGGCTCTACGGTCTGAAACGCGAACTGGCCAACATGCGCCGACAGGTCTGGCCCGTGCGCGAAATCGTCAACAGCCTGCTGCTGGAAGACAGCCCGCTCGTCAACCAGACCACGATGCCGTACCTGCGGGACCTGCACGACCACATCATCCAGGTCGTGGAAACGATCGACTCGTATCGCGAACAGACAACCAGCCTCCTCGACGTGTACCTGTCCACGTTAAGCAACCGCATGAACTCGGTCATGAAGACGCTGACAATCATTTCGTCCATCTTCATTCCGCTGACATTCATCGCGGGCGTCTACGGAATGAACTTCGAATACATGCCCGAACTGAAATCCCCGTACGGCTACTGGGCCACGCTGGGCGTTATGCTGCTGATCGCCGTTGGCTCGGTGATTTATTTCCGAAGAAGAGGATGGATGTGA
- a CDS encoding universal stress protein — MKNILIPTDFSDTAERALQYARMLARPSGATLTLMHVTQPFIPDTTLPTGEIGAGVYVTQELEGISEAQLKELASGLQGEGFTTRTEYRIGAVEDEIIAVADEQNPELIVIGRHHFDSFFDRLAGSAATDVAMQAHCPVLVVPSPEEDGGAVGPFSHIVYATQLEFDENDILRPVVDLTRRFNARLTLLKVEADNQPNVFNDQDFITQIEAEFGAERFVQDRVHADSVTEGLTQYLKENKVDLLVMATRERDFLSRLLNPSLTKKMVNTAQVPVLVFHHKDNTGADFV, encoded by the coding sequence ATGAAAAATATTCTTATTCCCACTGACTTCTCCGATACGGCCGAACGGGCTTTGCAGTATGCCCGGATGCTGGCCCGGCCCTCGGGCGCGACGCTGACGCTGATGCACGTGACCCAGCCGTTTATTCCGGATACCACCCTGCCGACGGGCGAAATCGGGGCCGGGGTGTATGTGACCCAGGAACTGGAAGGCATTAGCGAAGCCCAGTTGAAAGAACTGGCTTCCGGACTCCAGGGCGAAGGATTCACCACCCGGACGGAATACCGCATCGGGGCCGTTGAAGACGAAATCATCGCCGTGGCCGACGAGCAGAATCCCGAACTGATCGTGATCGGCCGCCACCATTTTGATTCCTTCTTCGACCGGCTGGCGGGCAGCGCCGCCACCGACGTAGCCATGCAGGCCCATTGCCCGGTGCTGGTCGTGCCTTCGCCCGAAGAGGACGGAGGGGCCGTCGGGCCGTTCAGTCATATTGTGTACGCCACCCAGCTGGAATTCGACGAAAACGACATTCTGCGGCCCGTGGTCGATCTCACCCGCCGCTTCAACGCCCGGCTGACCCTGCTGAAAGTGGAGGCCGACAACCAGCCCAACGTCTTCAACGACCAGGATTTCATCACCCAGATCGAAGCCGAATTCGGAGCAGAGCGCTTCGTTCAGGACCGCGTCCATGCCGACAGCGTGACCGAGGGGCTGACCCAATATTTGAAGGAAAACAAAGTGGACCTGCTGGTGATGGCTACCCGCGAACGGGATTTCCTGAGCCGCCTGCTCAACCCGAGCCTGACCAAAAAAATGGTCAATACCGCCCAGGTGCCGGTGCTGGTTTTCCACCATAAAGACAATACGGGGGCCGATTTTGTGTAA